The proteins below are encoded in one region of Nitrosomonas ureae:
- a CDS encoding primosomal protein N' codes for MVIIRIALSVPVDILFDYQAEDASSHDIGLRACVPFGKKKLTGIIMAIGTETQVPIEKLKSVYCIFREINPLPPALLDLFQFCSQYYHHPLGMVIMNSLPVLLRNNKPVKLKDSAQHPLRLTDSGRRIDITTIPARNRVARRLLTEFQNATILTAQQIKQISPRTSKLLIEWKRLGWVTEKPTIETSPSKTTPIPTLTADQANAVTTVTAELERFNTWLLHGVTGSGKTEIYLRLIESALSHDKQTLVLIPEINLTPQLEAVFRARFRTVLLINLHSGLNDTQRLTGWLQAQRGEAKIILGTRLAVFTPLSRLGLIIVDEEHDSSFKQQDGLRYSARDLAIFRARKTNIPVVLGSATPSLESYFNAINGRYRYIRLASRAMQSARLPSIQYIDTRIHKSQAGLSEPLLKALEKCLANKYQSLIFINRRGYAPVLLCKSCTWSALCQRCSSRLVVHLRDKKLCCHHCGHEENFPRACPQCGNQDIAPFGQGTQRVEETLRAHFPAARILRIDRDSTRRKNAWKEILHAIHTHQVDILIGTQLLAKGHDFPNLSLVGILNADTSLYSTDFRASERLFAQLMQVSGRAGRANVAGHVLIQTEFPDHPLYHALQQHDYDTLAQALLTERKIAGFPPYVYQALLRAEAHSIKIVLNFLKQAAHLAEPTQAIELYDPVPAQLLRLKGMERAYLLIQSTSRKQLQTFLAEWYRQINTLPTRQVRWVLDVDPIEF; via the coding sequence ATGGTCATTATTCGCATCGCTCTTAGCGTTCCTGTAGACATTCTGTTTGATTATCAAGCCGAAGATGCCAGCTCGCACGATATTGGTCTGCGTGCCTGCGTACCCTTTGGTAAAAAAAAGCTCACGGGCATTATTATGGCAATCGGTACGGAAACTCAGGTTCCGATCGAGAAGCTTAAATCCGTTTATTGCATTTTCCGGGAAATTAATCCGCTTCCGCCAGCATTGCTGGATTTGTTCCAATTCTGCAGCCAATATTATCATCACCCGCTCGGCATGGTCATCATGAACAGTTTGCCCGTACTGTTGCGCAATAATAAGCCGGTTAAACTAAAAGATTCCGCACAACACCCCTTGCGTCTCACGGATTCAGGCAGGCGGATCGATATCACCACGATTCCTGCGCGCAACCGCGTGGCGCGACGCCTGCTGACGGAATTTCAAAATGCAACCATACTGACTGCCCAACAAATCAAACAAATTTCGCCGCGCACCAGTAAATTACTGATTGAATGGAAGCGACTCGGTTGGGTAACCGAAAAACCAACAATCGAGACATCTCCATCCAAAACTACCCCCATTCCCACCTTGACAGCCGACCAGGCCAATGCAGTAACAACCGTGACTGCGGAGCTTGAACGATTCAACACTTGGTTGCTGCATGGGGTAACCGGCAGCGGCAAGACCGAAATATATTTGCGCCTTATCGAATCGGCTTTGTCCCATGATAAGCAAACGCTGGTACTGATTCCGGAAATCAATTTAACCCCTCAGCTGGAAGCGGTTTTTCGTGCACGCTTTCGTACCGTTTTATTGATCAATCTGCACAGCGGGCTCAACGACACGCAACGGTTAACCGGCTGGCTGCAAGCCCAGCGCGGTGAAGCTAAAATTATTCTAGGCACGCGTCTGGCTGTTTTTACACCACTGTCCAGGCTGGGTCTGATCATCGTCGATGAAGAACATGACAGCTCATTCAAACAACAAGATGGATTACGTTATTCTGCGCGTGACCTGGCGATTTTTCGCGCACGGAAAACAAATATTCCTGTAGTGCTGGGCTCCGCTACACCATCCCTGGAAAGTTATTTCAATGCCATCAATGGCCGCTACCGATACATCCGCCTAGCTTCCCGCGCAATGCAAAGCGCCAGGCTACCTTCGATTCAGTATATTGATACACGTATTCATAAGTCACAGGCTGGATTATCCGAACCATTACTCAAAGCATTGGAAAAATGTTTAGCCAACAAATACCAAAGCCTGATTTTCATCAACCGGCGCGGTTATGCGCCAGTGCTGCTATGCAAATCCTGCACTTGGAGTGCACTCTGTCAGCGCTGCTCCAGTCGCCTTGTGGTACATTTGCGCGATAAAAAATTATGCTGCCATCATTGCGGTCATGAAGAGAATTTTCCGCGTGCTTGTCCACAATGCGGCAATCAAGATATCGCACCATTCGGTCAAGGCACGCAACGTGTGGAAGAAACGCTGCGCGCACATTTTCCAGCAGCGCGAATTTTGCGCATCGACCGCGACAGCACACGCCGCAAGAATGCCTGGAAAGAAATTTTGCACGCCATTCATACCCATCAAGTAGATATTCTGATCGGTACCCAACTATTAGCTAAAGGGCATGATTTCCCTAATTTATCATTGGTTGGTATTCTGAATGCCGACACCTCGCTCTACAGTACGGATTTTCGTGCCAGTGAACGTTTATTTGCGCAACTCATGCAAGTTTCCGGGCGCGCAGGCCGGGCAAATGTTGCAGGGCATGTGTTAATTCAAACTGAATTTCCCGATCATCCTCTGTATCATGCGTTGCAACAACACGATTATGATACCCTGGCGCAGGCTCTGCTCACGGAAAGAAAAATAGCCGGATTTCCACCCTATGTATATCAAGCACTTTTGCGTGCCGAAGCCCATAGCATTAAAATAGTGCTTAATTTTCTAAAACAAGCTGCACACTTGGCCGAGCCAACTCAAGCGATAGAACTTTATGACCCGGTGCCTGCCCAGCTGCTGCGTTTAAAAGGAATGGAGCGCGCATACTTACTCATACAATCGACTTCACGCAAACAATTACAGACATTTCTCGCTGAATGGTATAGGCAAATAAATACATTACCTACCCGCCAAGTGCGCTGGGTACTGGATGTCGATCCAATTGAATTTTGA
- a CDS encoding aromatic ring-hydroxylating oxygenase subunit alpha → MSNMAEISQLTEMSAQLPIDWYLDPKILEIEKHILFDQGPGYVGHEVMVPNLGDYYVPERMEKARVLVRNEQGIELLSNVCRHRQALLLNGRSNIKNIVCPIHRWTYALDGKLLGAPHFDPNPCLNLAKTALQNWNGLLFSGKRNVSDDLANLSTDVLQGFDFSGYLMDRAQVEHYECNWKTFIEVYLEDYHVDSFHPGLGHFVNTEKLNWEFDNWYSAQTVAINSARLQKPGSPVYAKWHEQVLQQTEGKIPSHGAIWLLYFPNIMLEWYPYTLVISTILPTGIESCMNVVEFYYPEEIALFERDFVEAEQAAYRETAREDEEICRSITAGRRALYAQNLSETGPYQMPMEAGMEHFHQFLRREIEPHL, encoded by the coding sequence ATGTCAAATATGGCTGAGATCTCACAACTGACTGAAATGTCAGCGCAACTCCCCATTGACTGGTACCTGGATCCAAAAATTCTTGAAATTGAGAAACATATCCTTTTTGATCAAGGGCCGGGATACGTGGGTCATGAAGTAATGGTGCCAAATTTAGGGGATTATTATGTGCCGGAGCGGATGGAGAAAGCTAGAGTGTTGGTGCGTAATGAACAAGGGATTGAATTGCTTTCCAATGTTTGTCGGCATCGGCAAGCCCTGCTATTGAATGGTAGAAGTAATATCAAAAATATTGTGTGCCCTATTCATCGCTGGACGTATGCGCTGGATGGAAAACTGTTAGGCGCACCGCATTTTGATCCGAATCCTTGCCTCAATCTCGCAAAAACGGCACTGCAAAATTGGAATGGCTTGCTGTTTTCCGGTAAGCGCAATGTGTCGGATGATTTGGCAAACCTAAGTACCGATGTCCTTCAGGGCTTTGATTTTTCCGGGTACTTGATGGATCGCGCGCAGGTCGAACATTATGAATGCAACTGGAAGACCTTTATAGAAGTTTATTTGGAGGATTACCATGTTGATTCGTTTCATCCGGGTCTGGGTCATTTCGTCAATACCGAGAAACTCAATTGGGAGTTTGACAATTGGTACAGCGCACAAACCGTAGCCATCAATAGCGCACGTTTACAGAAACCAGGCAGTCCTGTATATGCCAAATGGCATGAGCAAGTGCTGCAGCAAACTGAAGGAAAGATCCCGTCACATGGCGCCATATGGTTGTTGTATTTTCCTAATATCATGTTGGAGTGGTATCCCTATACACTGGTCATTAGCACGATATTGCCAACCGGGATTGAAAGTTGCATGAATGTTGTTGAGTTCTATTACCCGGAAGAAATTGCCCTATTCGAGCGGGATTTTGTGGAGGCTGAACAGGCCGCCTATAGAGAAACCGCACGTGAGGATGAAGAAATCTGTCGCTCAATAACCGCAGGTCGGCGTGCATTATATGCTCAGAATCTTAGTGAAACCGGGCCTTATCAAATGCCAATGGAAGCTGGAATGGAGCATTTTCATCAATTCCTGCGACGTGAGATCGAACCCCATCTTTGA
- a CDS encoding DMT family transporter encodes MRSMWMLVAAFMFACMGVLVKLGAAYFSSTELVFYRSLFGVWITYLILRFYRLSIRTPHWRIHCWRGVTGLVSLLMFFYCLTQLPLATAVSLNYTWPLFAALFSTLILKEHIHWPLVVTVILGFMGVMLLLRPTVPDDQWFSGVMGIASGFFAAIAYINVKQLGNLGETEWHVVFYFTLISTVLTGVWLLFTSFSPITGHGLLLLLGIGLVATLAQLAMTRAYHQGVTLVVSSLGYSTVLFSSLWGVWYWNEILSPIAWVGMGLIVAGGLFSGIVGFRLAPTVTLK; translated from the coding sequence ATGCGCTCGATGTGGATGCTGGTTGCTGCATTTATGTTTGCTTGTATGGGTGTGCTGGTTAAACTCGGGGCTGCTTATTTTTCCAGCACCGAACTGGTATTTTATCGATCGTTGTTTGGTGTCTGGATCACCTACCTGATCCTTCGTTTTTATCGTTTGTCGATACGCACGCCACATTGGCGGATTCATTGTTGGCGCGGAGTAACGGGTCTGGTCAGCCTGTTGATGTTCTTTTACTGCTTAACGCAATTGCCGTTAGCCACTGCCGTTTCACTGAATTATACTTGGCCTCTTTTTGCTGCATTATTTTCCACCCTGATTCTGAAGGAACACATTCATTGGCCGCTGGTCGTGACAGTGATACTGGGTTTTATGGGGGTTATGTTGTTGTTGCGCCCTACCGTGCCTGATGATCAGTGGTTCTCGGGTGTGATGGGTATTGCTTCAGGTTTTTTTGCGGCGATTGCATATATCAATGTCAAGCAGTTAGGTAATCTGGGTGAAACGGAATGGCATGTAGTATTTTATTTTACCTTGATCAGCACTGTATTAACGGGTGTATGGCTGCTATTTACCTCATTTAGCCCTATCACCGGCCATGGATTGCTGTTGTTACTCGGGATCGGCCTGGTTGCAACCCTGGCGCAATTGGCGATGACGCGCGCTTATCATCAAGGTGTTACCTTGGTGGTATCGTCATTGGGCTATAGTACAGTGTTGTTTTCCAGCCTTTGGGGAGTTTGGTACTGGAATGAAATTTTATCGCCAATTGCTTGGGTGGGTATGGGGTTGATTGTTGCAGGGGGGTTATTCAGCGGCATCGTAGGTTTTAGATTGGCGCCGACTGTTACCTTAAAATGA
- a CDS encoding STAS/SEC14 domain-containing protein gives MITIQKKGNLVIVAIIGEFTLADYHEFEQQVLYKSHFDGKANLLFDWRDMLDYTVDVAWEEIKFMRDHGSEFNRVAVVTNDEWQTWGTWVFNLFVSANVAVFHNYEEAEEWVSENE, from the coding sequence ATGATTACTATTCAGAAAAAGGGCAATCTGGTAATTGTTGCGATCATTGGTGAGTTCACTTTGGCGGATTATCACGAGTTTGAGCAACAGGTACTCTACAAGTCGCATTTTGATGGCAAGGCAAATCTTTTGTTTGATTGGCGTGATATGCTCGATTACACCGTTGATGTTGCCTGGGAAGAAATCAAGTTCATGCGCGATCATGGCAGCGAGTTTAACCGGGTGGCGGTTGTCACGAATGACGAATGGCAAACTTGGGGTACCTGGGTTTTTAATTTATTTGTGAGTGCCAACGTAGCAGTATTTCATAATTATGAAGAAGCCGAAGAATGGGTCTCGGAGAATGAATGA
- a CDS encoding SirB2 family protein, translated as MDYALLKMIHVGSVILSFSLFFFRGIWLIQDSQNLHQRWVKILPHINDTVLLISAILLAIAIQQNPQEHAWLAAKVSGLLVYIGLGMVAMRFGKTRKVRITSWIAALCVFVYIVLVALTKNPVLGIG; from the coding sequence ATGGATTATGCGTTATTGAAAATGATTCATGTCGGCAGTGTGATTTTAAGTTTCTCATTATTCTTCTTTCGCGGTATCTGGTTGATTCAGGATTCCCAAAACCTACACCAGCGCTGGGTCAAGATTCTGCCGCACATCAATGATACGGTATTACTTATCAGCGCCATCCTGTTGGCGATCGCGATTCAGCAAAATCCGCAGGAACACGCTTGGCTGGCTGCAAAGGTATCCGGTTTACTGGTGTATATTGGCTTGGGCATGGTAGCAATGCGTTTTGGCAAAACCCGCAAAGTCAGAATCACCTCGTGGATAGCCGCGCTCTGCGTGTTTGTGTATATTGTCCTGGTCGCATTGACCAAAAATCCCGTCTTGGGTATTGGCTAG
- a CDS encoding GNAT family N-acetyltransferase, which translates to MDFSTFRLEKAGYHQAQAISDLINQTYRGEIGWTTEAAIIQGDRTDRLEIETAMRHSDACFFVAYQAFMLVSCIYVAKEKEQAYIGFFSVHPSLQQQGVGKYMLEYAEAFAYNIMQVRNFSMFVVSQRRELIAFYQRRGYRLTGQVKAFPFHLGIPKASNLTIDYLEKVL; encoded by the coding sequence ATGGATTTTTCTACTTTTCGTCTTGAGAAAGCAGGTTATCACCAGGCGCAAGCCATTAGCGATCTAATCAATCAGACCTATCGCGGAGAGATTGGATGGACTACGGAAGCTGCGATTATTCAGGGTGACAGAACCGATCGGCTGGAAATAGAAACTGCCATGAGGCACTCTGATGCCTGTTTCTTCGTTGCTTACCAAGCATTCATGTTGGTGTCATGTATTTATGTGGCAAAAGAAAAAGAGCAGGCATACATCGGTTTTTTCTCAGTTCATCCCAGCCTGCAGCAACAGGGGGTTGGCAAATATATGCTTGAATATGCAGAGGCTTTTGCTTATAACATAATGCAAGTGCGCAACTTTAGCATGTTCGTAGTGTCACAGCGCCGGGAATTGATCGCATTTTACCAACGTAGAGGCTACCGTTTGACTGGCCAAGTGAAAGCTTTCCCGTTTCATTTGGGCATACCGAAAGCTTCTAACCTGACAATTGATTATCTGGAAAAGGTTTTGTAA
- a CDS encoding Kelch repeat-containing protein, translating to MSKLKFLITLLVLSNTILAHAESASYGVWHNAASTLEKRTEIAAAALDGKIYAVGGFSQPSLSNVLDFAVSRMVEVYDPATDTWTETTPLPEGRHHAGIAALDGYLYVIGGFTKGGLSVWRAAATLYQFNPVNQTWRELKPMPTARGALGVTVYQGHLYAIGGYDGDNNSAAVEVFDPQTNIWTSVAAMPTARDHLAVVTASDKIYAIGGRPSLNYRKNMDVVEAYDSATNQWHSRAKLPTARSGIAAGVIDGRIYVVGGESGEGTFNTHEMYLPDEDRWVVLPPMPTARHGLGAAVVNGRLHVISGGLTPGASFSQVHEVFTPTR from the coding sequence ATGTCAAAATTAAAATTTCTGATTACCTTATTGGTTCTTTCCAACACTATACTGGCACATGCGGAATCCGCTAGTTATGGAGTTTGGCATAATGCAGCGTCGACATTGGAAAAACGCACGGAAATTGCAGCCGCTGCATTGGACGGAAAAATTTACGCGGTGGGTGGATTCAGTCAGCCAAGCCTGAGCAATGTACTGGATTTCGCCGTCAGTCGCATGGTGGAAGTCTATGATCCCGCTACAGATACCTGGACTGAAACAACGCCGCTGCCAGAGGGCCGGCATCATGCCGGAATTGCCGCTCTAGATGGCTATTTATATGTGATTGGCGGCTTTACTAAAGGCGGTTTATCGGTGTGGCGCGCAGCTGCCACCCTATATCAATTTAATCCGGTTAATCAAACCTGGCGCGAACTGAAACCAATGCCTACTGCGCGTGGCGCATTAGGTGTGACGGTATATCAAGGTCACCTCTATGCCATTGGCGGGTACGACGGCGATAACAACTCCGCGGCTGTAGAAGTGTTTGATCCGCAAACCAACATTTGGACTTCTGTCGCAGCCATGCCGACAGCACGTGATCATTTGGCGGTTGTGACTGCGAGCGATAAAATTTATGCCATTGGTGGACGCCCAAGCCTGAATTATCGCAAGAATATGGATGTAGTCGAAGCCTATGATTCCGCTACGAATCAATGGCACTCGCGCGCCAAGTTACCGACCGCACGAAGCGGCATTGCTGCTGGGGTGATAGACGGACGCATTTACGTGGTGGGGGGTGAATCCGGTGAAGGCACGTTCAATACGCATGAAATGTACTTGCCGGACGAGGATCGTTGGGTTGTATTGCCACCCATGCCGACAGCCCGCCATGGTTTAGGCGCAGCTGTAGTCAATGGCCGGTTACATGTCATCAGCGGCGGTTTGACGCCTGGGGCATCGTTCAGTCAAGTACACGAAGTATTTACACCCACTCGTTAA
- a CDS encoding DUF3466 family protein, whose amino-acid sequence MNMKYLKFKRTAIVFAAVYAISVPALGYADWSLTKLGTLGGVSSYADALNDLGQVAGSSEFVPGGKDRAAHAFITGPDGIGMADLGAIRRFSFAEDINELGQVVGATTVDRISGFQHAFITGLNGVGLIDLGTLGGGNSRAFGINDSGQVVGRSEITLGSNTSHAFITGPNGAGMTDLGTLSTLTGRFSEANAINNSGRVVGRSHTDEGYFHAFITGANGVGMTDLASSLGLESESNSVAFDINNSGQVVGSFDVSPQNTHGFVTGPDGVGMIDLSTTFFDGRESSALSINDAGDVLVSVEIETNVFHSFLYRDGTMIDLNLLDAVVTSGFKTVGFTDINNNGQIVGTGVYNVFVPSSSEAFLLSPVPEPEVYTMLLAGLGLIGFMMRRRAAGV is encoded by the coding sequence ATGAACATGAAATATTTGAAATTCAAACGTACAGCAATTGTTTTTGCCGCAGTTTATGCAATCTCAGTGCCCGCACTGGGCTATGCGGATTGGTCATTAACTAAATTAGGTACACTGGGTGGTGTAAGCAGCTATGCAGATGCGCTCAATGATCTCGGGCAAGTGGCGGGATCTTCAGAATTTGTGCCTGGAGGTAAAGATCGTGCGGCTCATGCTTTTATAACCGGTCCCGATGGGATCGGGATGGCTGATTTGGGGGCAATAAGAAGATTTTCTTTTGCTGAAGATATTAATGAATTGGGGCAGGTGGTGGGAGCTACTACTGTTGACAGAATTTCTGGATTTCAACATGCTTTTATTACCGGTTTAAATGGTGTCGGCTTGATTGACTTGGGTACTTTAGGGGGTGGTAATAGCCGTGCTTTTGGCATCAACGATTCAGGACAGGTAGTGGGAAGATCAGAAATTACGCTAGGAAGTAATACGTCACATGCTTTCATTACCGGTCCTAATGGTGCCGGAATGACTGATTTGGGCACTCTAAGTACACTAACCGGCCGGTTTAGTGAAGCTAATGCTATTAATAATTCCGGGCGGGTAGTGGGGAGGTCTCATACCGATGAGGGTTATTTTCATGCTTTTATTACGGGCGCAAATGGCGTGGGTATGACCGATCTGGCATCATCCCTTGGATTAGAATCGGAATCGAATAGTGTCGCCTTCGATATCAACAATTCCGGGCAGGTGGTTGGATCGTTTGATGTTTCACCCCAAAATACACATGGTTTTGTTACAGGACCCGATGGTGTGGGAATGATCGATCTAAGTACTACTTTTTTTGATGGAAGGGAAAGCAGTGCCTTGAGTATTAACGATGCTGGAGACGTGTTGGTAAGTGTCGAAATCGAGACCAATGTTTTTCATAGTTTTCTTTATAGAGATGGGACGATGATAGATCTTAATTTATTAGATGCTGTTGTTACATCGGGATTTAAAACTGTCGGCTTTACCGATATCAATAATAATGGGCAAATTGTTGGAACGGGTGTATATAATGTATTCGTACCGTCCAGTTCTGAAGCATTTCTGCTATCCCCAGTACCCGAACCTGAAGTCTATACCATGCTTTTGGCTGGTTTGGGCCTAATCGGATTCATGATGCGGCGAAGAGCGGCTGGCGTGTAG
- a CDS encoding EAL domain-containing protein, with amino-acid sequence MVSASNVKIMILDDDTFMLKLLTRMLAKLGYTSVITCDNGSDALRKIDHIDTRPDLILLDLNMPDMDGIEFVRYLVDRQYHGKLILVSGEDERMLKTAERLVHAHKISMLGYLLKPVNPEKLSEILQQWEPDSSDGQLPIQKIYTAADIQSALAHHELVNYYQPKVSVATGDVIGAETLVRWHHPKEGIILPDRFIHIAEENNLIDDLTHQVLQQAIAQAKQWDQNGLSLRIGINVSMDNLASLDFQDFVVNLVNDNGLPPQKIVLEVTESQLMGTDTRIPLEILTRLRLKRFHLSIDDFGTGHSSLAQLRDIPFNELKIDQGFVHRAREDDTLRAIYDASLSMGKQLGMDIVAEGVEDRNDWELLRETGCDMAQGNFISGPLLPDDFLLWMNEWQNKVHTELIVAPE; translated from the coding sequence ATGGTTAGCGCATCCAACGTCAAAATAATGATCCTCGATGACGACACCTTCATGCTCAAACTTCTGACACGCATGCTTGCCAAGCTAGGTTATACTTCCGTCATCACTTGCGATAACGGTTCGGATGCTCTGAGAAAAATCGATCACATCGACACCCGTCCGGATTTGATTTTACTCGATTTGAACATGCCTGATATGGATGGTATCGAGTTTGTGCGTTATCTGGTAGATCGACAGTATCATGGTAAGTTGATTCTAGTAAGCGGCGAAGACGAACGCATGCTGAAAACCGCCGAGAGGCTGGTTCATGCACACAAGATATCCATGCTGGGTTACCTCCTCAAGCCTGTAAATCCTGAAAAATTATCTGAAATATTGCAACAATGGGAACCTGATTCTTCGGACGGGCAGCTCCCCATCCAGAAAATTTATACTGCCGCGGATATTCAATCTGCTCTTGCTCATCATGAATTAGTCAATTATTACCAACCGAAGGTATCGGTAGCAACGGGCGATGTTATCGGCGCGGAAACATTAGTCCGCTGGCATCATCCGAAAGAGGGGATCATTTTGCCTGATCGGTTCATCCACATCGCAGAAGAAAATAATTTAATAGATGATTTGACGCACCAGGTTTTGCAACAAGCCATAGCTCAAGCCAAGCAGTGGGATCAAAACGGACTGTCATTACGGATTGGAATTAATGTTTCGATGGATAACCTGGCCTCACTGGATTTCCAGGATTTCGTTGTTAATCTGGTGAATGACAACGGACTCCCGCCACAAAAAATCGTACTCGAAGTGACAGAGAGTCAGCTAATGGGAACCGATACGCGCATACCGCTGGAAATCCTGACACGGCTACGTCTAAAAAGATTTCATTTGTCGATTGACGATTTTGGTACCGGACATTCATCATTAGCGCAATTACGCGACATTCCTTTCAATGAACTTAAAATCGACCAGGGCTTTGTGCACCGAGCCCGTGAAGATGATACATTGCGCGCCATTTACGACGCTAGTTTGTCAATGGGCAAGCAACTGGGCATGGATATTGTAGCGGAAGGCGTCGAAGATCGTAACGATTGGGAATTGTTGAGAGAGACAGGCTGTGATATGGCTCAAGGTAATTTTATTTCCGGACCGTTGTTGCCTGATGACTTCCTCCTCTGGATGAACGAATGGCAAAACAAGGTACATACCGAATTGATCGTCGCACCGGAATAG
- a CDS encoding TetR/AcrR family transcriptional regulator codes for MSKSTKKEFNRESLLNQGVTLFMGQGYHGTGLQEILDAVRVPKGSFYNYFDSKEDFGADVIQHYIGPFITQLAGHLDNSDTDALGAIRGYFDELIVELEKNEFKGGCLLGNLMGELGDTSQVCQKSLQAAVRRYRQLLQLGLEKAQQQGTVRSDKSAEEMADLLINAWQGALLRMKIEKSSAPVKQCCHNLLGDYFMP; via the coding sequence ATGTCAAAATCAACCAAAAAAGAATTTAATCGCGAGAGCCTGCTGAATCAGGGAGTAACCCTATTTATGGGGCAAGGTTATCATGGTACCGGATTACAGGAAATTCTCGATGCAGTGCGCGTTCCTAAGGGTTCCTTTTATAATTATTTTGACAGCAAAGAAGATTTCGGGGCTGATGTTATCCAGCATTATATCGGTCCATTTATTACGCAATTAGCCGGACATTTGGATAATTCTGATACGGATGCGCTCGGCGCAATTCGAGGTTATTTCGATGAACTCATTGTAGAGCTTGAGAAAAATGAGTTTAAGGGGGGGTGTCTTTTAGGCAATCTGATGGGCGAATTGGGGGATACCAGCCAAGTGTGTCAGAAATCTCTTCAAGCAGCAGTCAGACGTTATCGGCAATTGCTGCAGCTTGGATTAGAGAAAGCGCAACAGCAAGGAACGGTAAGATCGGATAAATCGGCTGAAGAAATGGCTGACTTGCTGATAAATGCCTGGCAGGGTGCTTTATTGCGAATGAAAATAGAAAAATCATCTGCCCCGGTTAAGCAATGTTGTCATAATTTACTAGGAGATTATTTTATGCCTTAA
- a CDS encoding DUF4242 domain-containing protein has translation MPKYIIEREIPGAGALTPQDLQAISQKSCGVLSNMGPRVQWLESYVTDDKVYCIYIAPDEAAVRAHAEQGEFPANRVSRIKTVIDPTTAE, from the coding sequence ATGCCAAAATATATAATAGAACGTGAAATTCCTGGAGCAGGTGCATTAACACCTCAGGATTTGCAAGCTATTTCTCAGAAATCATGCGGTGTATTGAGTAATATGGGGCCACGGGTTCAATGGCTGGAAAGCTATGTGACGGATGATAAGGTCTATTGCATCTACATTGCGCCTGATGAAGCTGCCGTCAGAGCACATGCTGAGCAAGGCGAGTTTCCAGCCAACCGTGTTTCTCGAATCAAAACTGTGATCGATCCTACTACTGCCGAGTAG